In a single window of the Populus alba chromosome 16, ASM523922v2, whole genome shotgun sequence genome:
- the LOC118056131 gene encoding uncharacterized protein has protein sequence MPALIISTNVSLDGVDTSSILSEATSEVAKVIGKPEKYVMIVLKGSIPISLGGTEEPAAYGELVSIGGLSPDVNKTLSSVVASILEKKLSVPKSRLFLKFYDSQGTHFGWNGSTF, from the exons ATGCCTGCTTTGATCATCTCCACAAACGTCAGCCTTGATGGAGTTGACACCTCCTCCATCCTCTCAGAAGCAACCTCTGAAGTTGCCAAGGTTATCGGCAAACCTGAGAAA TATGTGATGATTGTATTGAAGGGATCAATTCCAATCTCATTAGGAGGAACTGAGGAGCCAGCAGCTTATGGGGAGTTGGTATCTATTGGTGGCCTTAGCCCTGATGTGAACAAGACTCTGAGCTCTGTAGTTGCATCAATTCTGGAGAAGAAGTTGTCAGTACCCAAGTCACGGCTCTTCCTTAAATTCTATGATTCTCAG GGCACCCACTTTGGGTGGAATGGTTCCACCTTCTAA
- the LOC118056124 gene encoding uncharacterized protein — translation MPALNISTNVSLDGVDVSAIQSEATAKLAKIIAGKTEADVMIVLRGSIPISLGGSQEPAAFGELVSIGGLSPEVNKKLSAAIAEILETNTTFLPSGVVQVLPSSCIYPANPARALCFQTVK, via the exons ATGCCAGCCTTGAACATTTCCACAAACGTCAGCCTTGATGGTGTTGATGTCTCTGCTATCCAATCTGAAGCCACCGCTAAACTTGCCAAGATCATTGCAGGCAAAACTGAGGCC GATGTGATGATTGTATTGAGGGGATCCATACCCATTTCATTAGGAGGATCTCAGGAGCCAGCAGCTTTTGGTGAGTTGGTGTCCATCGGTGGTCTTAGCCCTGAGGTGAACAAGAAACTCAGTGCTGCAATTGCAGAGATTCTGGAGACAAA CACAACTTTTTTGCCTTCTGGCGTGGTCCAGGTCCTGCCATCCTCCTGCATATATCCTGCCAATCCAGCTCGAGCTTTGTGCTTCCAGACAGTGAAATAA
- the LOC118039365 gene encoding protein EIN6 ENHANCER has protein sequence MEAELINAELVLPTHFSFKRIQIYEKYPKGQPRGRWKHLKQILQAENYQNCPPDEPNYVNIESPPSMHPPLRICDITGFEAPYHDPRTNLRYANTDVFKLVRSLPNEHVQRYLALRNAAVTLK, from the exons atggaAGCAGAGTTGATAAATGCAGAGCTGGTGTTGCCAACACACTTCAGTTTCAAGAGGATACAGATATATGAGAAATACCCAAAGGGACAACCAAGAGGCCGTTGGAAACACCTTAAGCAGATTCTTCAGGCTGAAAATTATCAGAATTGCCCTCCAGATGAACCCAACT ATGTTAATATTGAGTCACCACCCTCCATGCACCCACCTTTGAGAATATGCGATATTACAGGATTTGAG GCACCTTACCATGATCCAAGGACCAACCTCCGTTATGCAAATACTGATGTCTTCAAACTCGTGAGATCACTTCCAAATGAGCATGTGCAAAGGTATCTTGCATTGAGAAATGCAGCCGTTACTCTGAAATAA